Part of the Primulina huaijiensis isolate GDHJ02 chromosome 15, ASM1229523v2, whole genome shotgun sequence genome is shown below.
CTTTTCACAGCAGAACATCTTGAAAACTATCCTTTGTTGGTGAGGGAGCGCAGTAAAATACGGTGATTGCCTCAATGGGCATCCTCTGAATGATACTTTCGAATTCACAGCTTCAAACATCTATTCTCTGGTTTTTATGAATGCAGAGCTTAATCTTTTGCGAATTTATGCACTAAAAATCTCAGCTTTATGAGATTATTTTAGGTACGAAGACAAAAACCGAAGAAGTTGTTTTCCCTCAGATTAAACTTTTTGAAAAGATAATGAACGAATGAATTACTCAgcagtaattttattttattggaaATAAAGCAATATTTTCTGAAAGAACGGGGGAGTTGTGTTGTATGGCTGCAACTTGTCGATGGAATGAGACTAAAGTTGAATGGGATTGGAGCCATTGTTGACTCAGAACACTCAATGGGAAAAGGTTAGTTTAATACAAAATTGGAGAGATTTTGAACAGATGGGATAGTTCATGAAGGATTCAAAGTCATGCCAAGTGACATTCACATGTGGTATTTTATAGGTGTgggaaaatatatcaaatttttggtatatcgaaattatcgtatcgaaaaaatatcgaattttcggtatatcgaaattATCGTActgaaaaaatattgaatttatcgaatttttggtatatcgaagatttcggtacgataAGGTAACCATATCAAATTTGTCAGTAGATGACGgtgtgaaatttgaaaatttcggtatataccggaATACTGAAATAtcgaaaaattatataaaatttttaaaataaataatattttaaaacaataaatttttaaaattaaaaaatgtaaagTTTTTCGGTATATAACGATATCATACCGAAATCTCGGTATAtaatacaattttgatataattagTATGTTAGTAATATATACCGATTTTAGTTATACTGGAAATTTCGGCGATATAAAATTTGTCTATATTGTAATTATCAAtacgatatataattttaatatagtaCGATATAGCACTTCTGGTTCTTAAACTTTTTGGAGATAAAATTACCATTACTAAAAGTCCAAGGACTAAATTGCAATATTCACACTAAGGCAAACGTGATTTTTTAGTTGGAGAGTATTCTAAAACCAAGTATAATGGCGAGCAGCGGAGGACCGGCGGAGGAGCTCGGAAAAACCCAAAAAGGGGAGAGGATACTCGCCCCAACCCGACGCCCAGATGGAACCCTCCGAAAACCCGTTCGGATTCGGGCCGGCTATGTTCCCCAGGACGAAGTCGCAATATACCAATCCAAAGGCTCACTTGTGTGTACACGAATAATTTTAATGTCTGTCTTCTATTTACTTGTTTGAGTGTTTCTAGAGCTTTAACATAGCTGATTTGTGTTGGGTGGCAGTGGAGGAAGGAGATGGAGGCGACACAGGATGTGCCGCCGGGATATGATCCCGTGGCGGCGGAAGTGAAACCCAAGTCGAAATCGGCTAAGAGGAATGAGAGAAAGAAGGAAAAACGTCAGCAGGttgatgaatttattattcttcTTCCGTTTTTTCCATTTGATTTCCTCCCATTTGCTTTTCATTTTCTTCGGCTGGGAGAAGCTTTCTTCTTGTTCCGCTTGTTTTCGTGTTCTCAGTAAAGTAGtcttttttttgtaaaatttcttaTTTGTTTACTTATTCTATAATTGACAACCAGTTGAACTACTGGGTTTATGTGTAATGTTCAAGAACACAATGCATTTGATTAAGTTTTTTGGTTCGACTTTGTAAGAGTAAAATGACAATTATCCAGTTCAAGACATTTGTTGCTAAAGTGTAAAGGGAAGTGATGTGATCGAGAAAATAAGCTGccttttaacatttttatgagTGTTTGCTAAATCTTTGACTTTAAGCTTGAATTTTGACTTATCCTAAACCCATAAAGCAACATCTTGGCTGGAAAATAAGCTTGCATTTTGACAGATCCTGATATGAGCAGTTCCTAGGATATTATGTCTATTCTAATCATAGTGAAATCCTTCATCGAAATGAGTCACCCTTCAACTTGATTAGGAAGGTGCTGACATGATTAATCATTGTATTTGCAAAAAATTCGGCAGCACGGAGTGGGAGTCACTCTGTTGTTTATTAAAAATCCCCAGAAAAATGCAACTGTCTTCTTCTGCTTTACATACTACTGTATCACAACACGGTTGATATTCCAGTGAGAATGAGACTCCATCCTTTCTTTTGAATGTGAATCACCTGATCCAAGATTAAATCGGAGTGTTTCTCCTGCTTTAATTACCCTAAGCTCAAAGAATGTGATGACAGGCTGCTCTAGACAAGTCTGATGTTTCGGAGAAAAATGATGTCCTTTCTGCTGATGGTTTCAATCACCTGTCAGAGAATGAGGAGCCAATTGCATCCAAGATGAATGGCCTAACTCTTTCTGGAAACACTTCTTTGGTTACAACACCTTTAAATCCAAACGAGTCTTCTACTCCAGAGGATCAAATTCAACATTTTGATAAAAAGATTCGAGCACTGAAAAAGAAGGTAAAtgcattatttataaatttaaatgatctAGTACTCACAAACAGATTCCAGTATCGACTATTATTATTCTTCCACCTCCTATTCGGCCTGATTTGTActatttttttccaattttctcTGTAGATTCGGTTGACTGAAGCTCAGCAGCAGAAAACTACAGAAAAGGATATGAAACCTGAACAACTGGAGAAAATAGCCAAATTAGAAGATTGGCTCAATGAGTTGATGCTTTTGGAAGGAAAGAAAGCTGAGCTAACAGCATCCATGTCATGATGCAAAGGGGTAACAATCCAATGTAAGCTCTGCAATAATAGAAGAACAATCATCCAGATTTAACATAACTTGTGCATTGCCTCCTTTCTGTTTATAATGAAGTTGATGTCATTTTGCACTTTGTTGTTTCCCTTGAATACTTGTGGGAGTAAAGAACTGATTGTAAATTTAGAAATGGTGCTGCATCAGTATTCGGCCCAATTTTTTTAGATAATCAGAAGCTTTTTTATTCAGATGCTATTAAATATCGATTCAGTTTTTAATGGTCTTGTGCGAATAATTATCTTTTCTTGCTGTTATAGATGAATAATATTGAATCAGATAGAAAGAGAATCTGGgaattgattataatatctgTCCGACAAAGTAAATAAATTTACtctcataaatatttattataaatctttattgaaaaactaaaaaatgaaaagggttTGAAAATGCGTACCCGTATTTCACCAACAAATATTGTGCTCAATATTGTTCAAAACGATTAGTTCTACAATGTCATGCACTTGCCACACCAAACTAcctaatattataaaaaaaaaatcaagacaagttatttcaattatttgaagttgtgtttttttttttttgaagttgtGTTTTACAAATTATTTGTTTAGCCTCAACAAGTCAACATGACATCGTGTTGGAGATGGGATAATATGTCACGGCCACTCATTTCAATCATGCTCAAACGACATCAAAAGTAGTTcaaggaaatgaaaaatatttcgaCATGCACCTTTCCACAtcacataaaattaaatatggCTTTTGTGTTCCATTGttgaaaattgtcaaaactCCATAAATATCATACTACATCTCACACAACTCCATAAAAAATACCAAATACAACAAAACTTATCcatctaaaaaaataaagtacGTCTCAGAACTTTGGTATGCAGCAGGTACCGCTTTTTTAAATGACGAAACATAAAACCAGCTATGGATCACCTCAAGTGACGGGTTCACAATCTCGGGCAAGACCTTTTTGACCATATCAGTTAAGGAATGCTAGGAGGATTCAATGTCAGAATCTTCCAAACCCtctttataaatttcaaattcctcCGAGCTCCATCGACATACCAAGTAGAGTTTGAACGTAGCCATTTTAATACCCAAGAGACGCTGCAAGACAAGTGAGATACACCCATCGTGTTACACAACTCCACAAGAGCCAAACCACAAACTATAAACTACTTCACCATTTGGATTGGAAAGGCATTTTCGTGGCAAATTCAGGCATAACAAATGCAAAcacaaaagaaattcaagaataagCTAAggattttgggcaaaccagtatCCGAGATGACTCAGGTGATATTGGTTTTCCTTCTTCACATATCATGAAGTCTGATACAATCTCTACAACACCTGCCcgccaaaaaatttaaatgagtAAGCCTATGCCTATAAagcaattataaaatatttgcaacaaaaGTTTGACCAAAATAAACACAAGGCAGACCTTTATTTAACCGCACAGGCATCCCCTGCTTGCGCAAGAATGGCTCCATCTCATGAGTGAACTGTTCGAGAGGACCTTCTTTAAGCTCCACCTGAACAAATGAACTAAAAATGAGCAACATCCATAATTATCTACAGCATTGTATGAACGATTTTTTCAAATACAATAATTGTAAAGATATTTGCTTTATGTGACACAACATGCATTCAcctttttccttattttttggGGTCATGTAGAATGATCAATCAAAAGAAAGCCACTCACATTATTTGCATTTTTAGAAAGTACACAGACTTCATGAAAATTTTTCGATCCTCAAAGGTGGGCATAGAAGTACCACTTTCAAAGACCGGAAACAACAATTTACGGGAATTTGCAGAGAGCAGTCAGCATGCCATGATAACTTGGGTCTGTGTTTAACACAATGGGATAGACTTCTGTTGAAACACAGAATATTAATTGTGTAAAACATTCTAAATACCTTTTCTGTTGCAACACTTCCAGTCCTTGCGAAGTCATAATCTTCATATTCTTCAAATATTCTGATAAAAGGGAAGAAGGTTAACCATATATTATGGTGTAACTGCTTCTCAACTAGAAAGCTACCATTCAAATAAAACTCAAGCAATTGTATATCTGGGTACAGATGACAAAACTCGACAGCTTTCAGTTACGATATGAAGTTATGAACAAGTCAGAAAACCTTGAGGATACACATCAGCATTTGGTGATCATAGAAACatgtatttcaaaaaaaaaaatttgagaatctcgtaatagatttttttaaaagaaaagagagAATCAAATATTAGATTCAAGCTATAACTCGCACAACATGATACTACTCTACATCCCCTATCTCCAAAGCTTCTTTTACAAAAAAAGATCCTCGATGTgtatataattcatatttactaattttcaggttCAATAACAATGCGCACAATAATCTAAATAAGAAAAATGTTGGAAGTAAACTAAAACATACAAACATTGTTTTTTCTAATGAGTAGAACATTCTACAGTCAGCCCCATGAATTGTGGTCTTAGGAAATACCTTTGGACTTCGTCTTTCGGCAAACAAGTTAAAAGAATCCCAGAATCGCCACGAAGCAGCTAGTTAATAGGATAAATGATGAGAAAACTAATGACCATAAGGAATTACAAATTACTACGAGTAGAATATAAATTATCATGAGAAGTATATGTCAGAGAAAGAGAATTATCAAGTTATACAGAAGTAGTAAAAATACCGAAAAAGAAACACAAAGAAAGGCTCTTACTACCTTAGAAATCTTGTGAAGGCCAGGTTTGATCTCATCTGAAACAGACCTACCCAAAGCAAATTGCATAACTTTGTTTGATCCAAGGAAAAATCTGGGACAAAGTCAAAAGAACCTATAGTCATAATGTGATAAAACCCAAAATTTCTCATTGCGTTTATGCAAAGTTACTTGGAAGTTGTAACGGAATCAACAGAATTATCCATGTGTAAGGGTCAATACTGAAGTTCTAAGCACGATCGAGGGCATCAATTAGTAGTAAAGGGTATGTAGAATGCAGGGATACAAAAACGTAATACAGGATTCAAAAGAATTTAAAGCAGATAATCAACAAGTACTAAATGGAGGCCAAAGCAAATGACATAACTCGTGAAATGAGAGGTTATTAGATTAACTAGCTTTAGATGGAGCTTTTCATTTTTCCTACACAAGTTTTACCAAACCACTACCAAAATTTGAAGCTGGTGCCATCTAGGGGCtataaaacaagaaaattaaggtACAATCTCACATAGTTATTTAAGGTGCAAGGCGCACTAGGGCGCACAAGTGTCCTAGAGCCTGAGAAGCAAGGCCAGGCGACCGCCTGGGCTCGCCTCTTGCAAGGTCGCGTAGGGTGCGCCTGGCTGTGCTTTTTACAACTATGTAATCTCATGAATATTAATTAATCTAGAAGACATAAGAATTTCTGAAAGAAAACAGAAAGGCAGTGTTTAATAAGCTAAATACGGGAACATTGACAATTACAATAAATCCCTACATAAATAAGCTACACAATGACTCAGGAGCGGAAGCAATACACTCCGGCTAAAATTATCTGTTCTCACTGACCACCAATAGATGCAAAAGCCCGAAGTAAAGAACACGCCTTTAGTTTTATGATTGTTCAGTGTAAACTTTTGTGTTAATTCACAATAACCCTACAACGAGAAGTCCCACAAATTCAGTCTTAGAACGTAATCCAACAAACTCATCTATGTTATAGGACATAGTAAGTCACCgggaaaataaaacataatttaacCTGCTCGAAGACTTGAGCCGTTCTCTGAACTCCTTGAACTTGATATTCCTCATATTCTCGAAAGTGAAAACGTACACCGAATCGTACTTCTCGATTGCTTCTCGTATCGAACTCACTACATTTTCTTTCTGCTCTCTCCCCTTCTTCTTTGTTTTTGACAAAGTCACTGCACCATTAATATTTAGAAATTAAAGGAAAATCTTCCAGAAACAACATTTTTCTTCCAAAAACGTCCTTCAAACCTCCGAGTTATAACACCGGCAAAAATCTCAATCAGTAAACATGGGTTGGAAAACGACAAACCTGCCCTATTGCGCTTCGATTTCGGCATCTTCTCAGGAACCCCAGACAGCGAGAGACAGGAGCAGCAGTTGAAGATTTTTGTTCGACTTCGATGCTTTATGCTAAAACCCTAATTCCATTTAATTTGCCCATGCACAATGGGCTGCAAACCAACATATCAGAAGTGATTTCTGGGCCAGGCCCATATTTAGCTCTTTTGATGGGCCAGTTATGGATAAGGCCCTTTTTCCACTGGTGTCATTTAGGGGTttgcaaaatttcggttaaaccgaattaaccgaccgaactgaattaattcggaaattcggttcggttaattcggaagttcggttttaaaattttagaaaatcggttaattcggttcggtttcggttttaatttgaaaaattcgattaaaccgaattaatatatatattaatttaagttgtatatagacattaaaaatacattagaagaaacccaatttttcatatattagaaAGAAGCTCATTCATCCAATaattttatcttcaatatttctatttattattagtattttttgttcaatgttCCTTGTTATTTATAAGATCtccattgttttctttttttgtgtgttaaaattcgctttttttaaaaaatatcggttATTTTGGTCggtaaccgaaataaccgatttaAAAATcgattcggttaattcggtttctaTGAATATTtcgatcggttcggttatttgaaaataaaattgattaaatCGGTTATAGGtctattcggttcggtcggtaaccgaaTAGACCGATTGCACACCCCTAGACTACTATCATTAGATCCCAAActtatataacaaaaaaaatagtgAAGGATTATAAATACAAACTTAAGACATGATGTCACGAACgatttaacatataatttatAAGAACGATTAATAAATGTACAGATtataatctaatttttttataggactacaaaaattaaaatataaataacacttctctaaattaattgatttttttttataatgtaatttaatttaatctatTCAGTCTCATGAAACAGCTTGGTCCAGCCAGCTGAGAGagtgcaaaaagttgaaagaatTCTAGAAAACCATGAGCGCGCAGAATAGGGTGTCAACAATGTACATCTGGGACCATATCTAAAACCAGATACCAATTacaaaaaaatctcaaatattTACAATTCCACTGAAAATCTTTTGTAACATCCCAAGCCCAAGTAAAACTATCACAACAAGCTACAAATGATCAACCAAAcataacaagaaaataaataaatatacacgAGGAGTTGCTTCTTCTTCACTAATCCAAGTATCCAACCCGAATATTTGATTCCTAATAACCAAACAGCCTACAGCCTTCAATTTCCTGATCACCGCCCAGATCAACATTGCTTGCGTTGAAGATCTTCTGTCACACAAGTGTATTCAACCTCTTATTCCGTTTGAATTTGTTTTGATGATGTTTGATTTATCTTGATATATGAAGAGAGGACAGATAATACTGTCTTGCACAGATGATCTGAACTTGGATCCTCGATCCTGTAAGAAcatcatgcaggtaacaaagAAAACTTTACAAGACTCAATTCCTGGTGTTTGCGAGAAGAGCATCTTCATGATCAATTGTAGTTTCAGGTCGGATACTTGGGTTTTCTGGGGAAAAACGAAAAGGAGTCACGAAGTAGAAACGCACAGTCAGAACTACATGAAACTTGCTCCTGCCAAAAACAAGGTTCGATCTAAATCTTCTTGAAGCAAAGTACAGATACCCAGAGGTGGCTATAAATTTACCTTGTTTCTTCAAGTTCCGAGTCGCAGGCCACTAAAATGTGGAGATATAAGACttggaaaatttgaagattGCCTCTTGACAAATGGATGCTCCAACTGCTGAGCTGCAGTGGGTCAACTATATGGGTTAACTTGCAAGCATTTCAGGATAAA
Proteins encoded:
- the LOC140959808 gene encoding partner of Y14 and mago-like; amino-acid sequence: MASSGGPAEELGKTQKGERILAPTRRPDGTLRKPVRIRAGYVPQDEVAIYQSKGSLWRKEMEATQDVPPGYDPVAAEVKPKSKSAKRNERKKEKRQQAALDKSDVSEKNDVLSADGFNHLSENEEPIASKMNGLTLSGNTSLVTTPLNPNESSTPEDQIQHFDKKIRALKKKIRLTEAQQQKTTEKDMKPEQLEKIAKLEDWLNELMLLEGKKAELTASMS
- the LOC140959806 gene encoding uncharacterized protein codes for the protein MPKSKRNRAVTLSKTKKKGREQKENVVSSIREAIEKYDSVYVFTFENMRNIKFKEFRERLKSSSRFFLGSNKVMQFALGRSVSDEIKPGLHKISKLLRGDSGILLTCLPKDEVQRIFEEYEDYDFARTGSVATEKVELKEGPLEQFTHEMEPFLRKQGMPVRLNKGVVEIVSDFMICEEGKPISPESSRILRLLGIKMATFKLYLVCRWSSEEFEIYKEGLEDSDIESS